In Bombus fervidus isolate BK054 chromosome 11, iyBomFerv1, whole genome shotgun sequence, a single genomic region encodes these proteins:
- the LOC139992364 gene encoding solute carrier family 66 member 2 isoform X2, which produces MYNVYEQLSIKDIANWVASGAIIFGGIIPYVPQYREIKRRDSAEGFSLYVCFTLLIANTLRIFFWFGKRYEIPLLLQSICMIVTMFIMIKLCINVQSRNQVIKVRERVFSDFDANFFWKWTDFQSYLDFMLLFAVLIGILTYLLVDVPIFVETIGLLAVLTEAMLGIPQFLRNFFNKSTNGMSIVMVAMWTLGIYLSK; this is translated from the exons ATGTATAATGTCTATGAGCAATTATCTATTAAAGATATAGCAAACTGGGTCGCCTCTGGAGCAATAATATTTGGTGGTATTATTCCCTATGTGCCACAATatagagaaattaaaagaagggATAGTGCGGAAGGGTTCTCCCTTTATGTATGCTTTACACTTTTAATAGCTAATACATTACGTATTTTCTTTTG GTTTGGtaaacgttatgaaatacCTCTCTTATTACAAAGTATATGCATGATTGTTACTATGTTTATAATGATTAAACTGTGTATAAATGTACAAAGCAGAAATCAAGTAATAAAAGTCAGAGAACGTGTATTTTCAG ATTTTGATGCAAATTTTTTTTGGAAGTGGACAGATTTTCAATCTTACTTAGATTTTATGCTATTATTTGCTGTATTAATAGGAATTCTAACATATTTATTAGTGGATgtaccaatatttgttgaaactATAGGATTACTTGCAGTATTAACAGAGGCTATGCTTGGAATACCACAATTTTTgcgtaatttttttaataaatcaactAATGGAATGag TATTGTTATGGTTGCAATGTGGACATTAG gtatatatttatcaaaataa
- the LOC139992352 gene encoding uncharacterized protein isoform X1: MTRCNKSEVNLKSTAYNQNGQNYYEQLTAYNSMSAHLRRILLAKCVVDARNRSYIRKKKQMCKQIDWKPQFVKTEITNNVIDKLTYDVSYHPMDFLRMNYGSKYFCQCEAQKYFTNPLFDYNEICSRPKSHSHVVCSSSSIFKTGNSEPVTSNSKNIREQSHSQSSNSCRKIFNSTSVETALKFQDRIEKNSMYYKSTCDYLSQNINHLPSEDKTSRNYRNYETAQLCADFIDQKVHIKDEEAKYAKFVYDITHEIILNGLYNDEELQEVFKKHIEENKTILDTKRMLYEIYQLKLALNISDNSEGEELEDLVYAQQLLNISEIRPLMSSRGLNEDRVLKKLMWYQKLDEIRRDTLSAKSKSVILIDANPELHITERDVLTSLIEADINPEKARKICRKLFFKSKSLNQMIEPNNEYGMEESDQFDTNLTESYNLNKVDEQDKSSVTDDLVTEEHKDIQT, translated from the exons ATGACAAGATGTAATAAGAGTGAAGTTAATCTTAAAAGCACTG CATACAACCAAAATGgacaaaattattatgaacAATTAACAGCATATAACTCTATGAGCGCGCACTTACGACGCATTTTACTGGCAAAATGTGTTGTTGATGCTAGAAACAGAAGCTACAtacgtaaaaaaaaacaaatgtgCAAACAAATAGATTGGAAACCACAGTTTGTGAAAactgaaattacaaataatgtaATTGATAAATTGACGTATGATGTCTCATATCATCCaatg GACTTTTTAAGAATGAACTATGGCTCAAAGTATTTCTGCCAGTGTGAAGCTCAAAAGTACTTTACTAATCCGTTATTCGATTATAATGAGATCTGTTCACGACCAAAATCTCACAGTCATGTAGTTTGTTCAAGTTcatcaatatttaaaacaggTAATTCGGAGCCAgttacatcaaatagtaaaaatataagaGAACAGTCTCATTCACAATCAAGTAATAGTTGtagaaagatttttaattctacaagCGTGGAAACtgcattaaaatttcaagataG aatagaaaaaaattcgatgtatTATAAATCTACTTGTGATTATTTATCACAAAACATCAATCATCTTCCATCAGAAGATAAGACGTcaagaaattatagaaattatgaaaCCGCTCAACTATGTGCTGACTTCATTGATCAAAAAGTACATATAAAGGATGAAGAAGCGAAATACGCAAAATTTGTGTACGATATTACACATGAAATAATACTCAATGGTTTGTATAATGATGAAGAACTACAAGAAGTATTTAAGAAACACATTGAAGAAAACAAAACAATTCTAGACACG AAGCGAATGTTGTACGAGATTTATCAATTAAAACTTGCTTTAAATATATCGGATAATTCAGAGGGAGAAGAATTAGAAGATCTTGTATATGCTcaacaattattaaatatttctgaaattcgACCACTGATGTCTTCAAGAGGTCTAAATGAAGATAGAgtacttaaaaaattaatgtgGTATCAGAAACTAGACGAAATTAGACGTGATACACTAAGCGCTAAAAGTAAATCGGTCATATTGATTGATGCTAATCCCGAATTACATATAACTGAGAGAGATGTTCTAACGTCACTAATAGAAGCTGACATCAATCCCGAAAAAGCTcgaaaaatttgtagaaaacttttttttaaaagCAAATCATTG aACCAAATGATAGAACCAAACAATGAATATGGAATGGAAGAAAGCGATCAATTTGATACCAATTTAACAGaatcttataatttaaacaaagtAGATGAACAGGATAAAAGTTCTGTGACTGATGATCTTGTAACAGAAGAACATAAAGATatacaaacgtaa
- the LOC139992352 gene encoding uncharacterized protein isoform X2: MSAHLRRILLAKCVVDARNRSYIRKKKQMCKQIDWKPQFVKTEITNNVIDKLTYDVSYHPMDFLRMNYGSKYFCQCEAQKYFTNPLFDYNEICSRPKSHSHVVCSSSSIFKTGNSEPVTSNSKNIREQSHSQSSNSCRKIFNSTSVETALKFQDRIEKNSMYYKSTCDYLSQNINHLPSEDKTSRNYRNYETAQLCADFIDQKVHIKDEEAKYAKFVYDITHEIILNGLYNDEELQEVFKKHIEENKTILDTKRMLYEIYQLKLALNISDNSEGEELEDLVYAQQLLNISEIRPLMSSRGLNEDRVLKKLMWYQKLDEIRRDTLSAKSKSVILIDANPELHITERDVLTSLIEADINPEKARKICRKLFFKSKSLNQMIEPNNEYGMEESDQFDTNLTESYNLNKVDEQDKSSVTDDLVTEEHKDIQT; this comes from the exons ATGAGCGCGCACTTACGACGCATTTTACTGGCAAAATGTGTTGTTGATGCTAGAAACAGAAGCTACAtacgtaaaaaaaaacaaatgtgCAAACAAATAGATTGGAAACCACAGTTTGTGAAAactgaaattacaaataatgtaATTGATAAATTGACGTATGATGTCTCATATCATCCaatg GACTTTTTAAGAATGAACTATGGCTCAAAGTATTTCTGCCAGTGTGAAGCTCAAAAGTACTTTACTAATCCGTTATTCGATTATAATGAGATCTGTTCACGACCAAAATCTCACAGTCATGTAGTTTGTTCAAGTTcatcaatatttaaaacaggTAATTCGGAGCCAgttacatcaaatagtaaaaatataagaGAACAGTCTCATTCACAATCAAGTAATAGTTGtagaaagatttttaattctacaagCGTGGAAACtgcattaaaatttcaagataG aatagaaaaaaattcgatgtatTATAAATCTACTTGTGATTATTTATCACAAAACATCAATCATCTTCCATCAGAAGATAAGACGTcaagaaattatagaaattatgaaaCCGCTCAACTATGTGCTGACTTCATTGATCAAAAAGTACATATAAAGGATGAAGAAGCGAAATACGCAAAATTTGTGTACGATATTACACATGAAATAATACTCAATGGTTTGTATAATGATGAAGAACTACAAGAAGTATTTAAGAAACACATTGAAGAAAACAAAACAATTCTAGACACG AAGCGAATGTTGTACGAGATTTATCAATTAAAACTTGCTTTAAATATATCGGATAATTCAGAGGGAGAAGAATTAGAAGATCTTGTATATGCTcaacaattattaaatatttctgaaattcgACCACTGATGTCTTCAAGAGGTCTAAATGAAGATAGAgtacttaaaaaattaatgtgGTATCAGAAACTAGACGAAATTAGACGTGATACACTAAGCGCTAAAAGTAAATCGGTCATATTGATTGATGCTAATCCCGAATTACATATAACTGAGAGAGATGTTCTAACGTCACTAATAGAAGCTGACATCAATCCCGAAAAAGCTcgaaaaatttgtagaaaacttttttttaaaagCAAATCATTG aACCAAATGATAGAACCAAACAATGAATATGGAATGGAAGAAAGCGATCAATTTGATACCAATTTAACAGaatcttataatttaaacaaagtAGATGAACAGGATAAAAGTTCTGTGACTGATGATCTTGTAACAGAAGAACATAAAGATatacaaacgtaa
- the LOC139992324 gene encoding protein FAN, translating into MEKERFTMLLLDSGEIFFEDYSVQMKLVDNSTSEEQTWRDGRLKFCSKSLVFVNKDINQPLIKIQLKETIAIDQCQSNNDLEKCSNILIVQCKQYVKMLEKNILAPYKFIHQNTTFHFYFNYAKIDDCLPQILQLFRAATLPTAEQNAMIMAIVHSRQSRVSFDTSWLGDLYEQVVLETQANKVLPLVINPGRILLTTSRIYFQPYNNLDQHPVLKIQLNDIININKRRFLLSQIGLEIKWLRQPENKVEHLFISLKTQNDRDELYTKLLNQPTVSLERVPQDQMTMRWQNGSLSNYDYLLYINSLADRTFHDLTQYPVMPWVLQDYTSATLDLNDPSIYRDLSKPIGALEPNRLERLKERYLEMSEPKFLYGSHYSAPGFVLFYLVRKYPQYMLCLQNGRFDHPDRMFNSVADVWKNVLVNMSDFKELIPEFYDTNNGGDFLINSYGIDFGYRHDGTKIGDVQLPPWANGPAHFVQVLRSALESDYVSQNLHHWIDLIFGYKQRGIEAEKANNVFFYLCYEGAVNLDTIKDINDRHGLEIQIMEFGQIPKQIFTLPHPKRSILTLDKLHIKTTSASAASETVDKENPIEKTFELHELIMFQSHKESVSSIIIQNKEEINEVISVGQDGMLKLYSIKNKKLTRNVSLSSLPLSSCVSYYTSSHRNILVAGSWDNSLIFYDIEFGRVIDILQGHEDAVSCLALSDSRKIIISGSWDCTAKVWKSYSSGTKIKPAECLIAQLDHDSKVTCINISGDETLLVSGTEDGEIFLWNMDTYHLQFTAKAHNCKINAMVFDQEGKSIISCAEDKILNIIDIHTSTQIYRTTIEYEPLTLTWFRSFLLIGDSNGNINVWNRQGAVFITQIHCHNGPINTLSVSTENNIVLTGGKDRKIIVWDCKNV; encoded by the exons atggaaaaagaaag GTTTACAATGCTCCTTTTGGATTcaggagaaatattttttgaagatTATAGTGTTCAAATGAAACTTGTTGATAATTCTACTTCAGAAGAACAAACATGGAGAGATGGAAGATTAAAATTCTGTTCAAAATCCTtagtatttgtaaataaagatattaatcagcctttaattaaaattcaactcAAAGAAACTATAGCCATTGATCAATGTCAATCCAACAATGATCTAGAAaa atGTAGCAATATATTAATAGTTCAATGCAAACAGTATGTGAAAATGTTGGAGAAAAATATACTTGCACCATATAAATTCATACATCAAAATActacttttcatttttactttaattatgCAAAAATAGATGATTGTCTTCCACAAATCCTACAATTATTTAGAGCAGCTACTTTGCCAACAGCTGAACAAAATGCAAtg ATTATGGCGATTGTACATTCTCGACAATCTAGAGTATCATTTGATACATCATGGTTAGGAGATTTATATGAGCAGGTAGTGTTAGAAACTCAAGCAAATAAAGTATTGCCTCTTGTTATAAATCCAGGAAGAATACTTTTAACAACTtcaagaatttattttcaaccttataataatttagatCAA cATCcagttttaaaaatacaactgaatgatattattaatattaataaacgacGATTCCTTCTAAGCCAAATT GGGCTTGAAATAAAGTGGTTACGACAGCCTGAAAATAAAGTTGAACATCTATTTATATCATTAAAAACTCAAAATGACAGGGATGAATTAtacacaaaattattaaaccaaCCTACAGTTTCTTTAGAAAGAGTACCTCAGGATCAAATGACTATGAGGTGGCAAAATGGTTCTTTGTCAAATTATGATTATCTCTTGTACATTAAtag tttGGCAGATAGAACTTTTCATGATTTAACTCAGTATCCAGTTATGCCTTGGGTATTACAAGATTACACATCTGCTACATTGGATTTAAATGATCCTAGTATTTATAGAGATCTTTCAAAGCCTATTGGAGCTCTTGAGCCAAATCGGTTAGAAAGATTAAAg GAACGATATTTGGAAATGTCAGAACCAAAATTTTTGTATGGTTCTCATTACAGTGCCCCAggatttgtattattttatttagtacGAAAATATCCTCAGTACATGCTTTGTTTACAAAATGGAAGATTTGATCATCCAGATAGAATGTTTAATAG TGTAGCTGACGTTTGGAAAAATGTTTTGGTGAACATGTCTGACTTTAAAGAACTGATCCCAGAATTTTATGACACAAACAATGGTggtgattttttaataaatagttaCGGCATTGATTTTGGATATCGACATGATGGAACAAAAATAGGAGATGTACAGTTACCACCATGGGCAAAcg GACCAGCTCATTTTGTACAAGTATTAAGAAGTGCGTTAGAGAGTGATTATGTTTCTCAAAATCTTCATCACTGGATTGATTTAATTTTTGGATATAAACAAAGAGGAATTGAAGCAGAGAAAGCTAATAATG tatttttctatttatgcTATGAAGGAGCAGTTAACTTAGACActattaaagatattaatgATAGGCATGGTTTGGAAATACAAATTATGGAGTTTGGTCAAATAccaaaacaaatttttactttaccACACCCCAAACGTTCTATACTTACTCTGGATAAATTGCATATTAAAACTACTTCAGCATCAGCTGCAAGTGAAACAG tAGATAAAGAAAATCCTATAGAAAAGACTTTTGAATTACatgaattaataatgtttCAATCTCATAAAGAAAGTGTAAGTAGCATTATCATACAGAATAAGGAAGAAATTAATGAAGTAATATCAGTTGGACAAGATGGAATGCTtaaattatatagtataaaaaataaaaaattaacacgTAATGTATCTTTATCATCATTACCACTTTCCTCTTGTGTATCATATTATACATCTTCTCATCGCAATATATTAGTTGCTGGATCCTGGGACAATTCACT gatattttacgatattgaATTTGGTAGAGTAATAGATATACTACAAGGACATGAAGATGCTGTTTCTTGTTTAGCATTAAGTGATAGTCGTAAGATTATTATCTCTGGTTCATGGGATTGTACAGCAAAAGTATGGAAAAGCTATTCTTCTGGGACAAAAATTAAACCAGCTGAGTGCCTTATTGCACAACTAGATCATGATTCTAAAGTAACTTGCATCAATATATCAGG AGATGAAACATTATTGGTATCTGGCACAGAAGATGGAGAAATTTTTTTATGGAATATGGATACATATCATCTGCAATTTACTGCAAAAG cacataattgtaaaataaatgcaatggTGTTTGATCAAGAAGGAAAAAGCATAATTTCATGTGCAGAGgataaaatactaaatataattgatattCATACAAGTACTCAGATTTATCGTACAACTATAGAATACGAACCTCTAACACTAACATGGTTCAGAAGTTTTTTATTAATAGGAGATAGTAATGGTAATATTAATGTTTGGAACCGCCAAGGAGCAGTTTTTATTACACAAATACATTGCCATAATG GTCCAATTAATACATTATCAGTATcaacagaaaataatatagtCTTAACTGGTGGAAAAGACAGGAAGATAATCGTATGGgattgtaaaaatgtataa
- the LOC139992364 gene encoding solute carrier family 66 member 2 isoform X1, protein MYNVYEQLSIKDIANWVASGAIIFGGIIPYVPQYREIKRRDSAEGFSLYVCFTLLIANTLRIFFWFGKRYEIPLLLQSICMIVTMFIMIKLCINVQSRNQVIKVRERVFSDFDANFFWKWTDFQSYLDFMLLFAVLIGILTYLLVDVPIFVETIGLLAVLTEAMLGIPQFLRNFFNKSTNGMSIVMVAMWTLGDAFKTCYFVIREAPIQFEVCGTLQVIIDIAILTQVYIYQNKTTIHTRVPVRVD, encoded by the exons ATGTATAATGTCTATGAGCAATTATCTATTAAAGATATAGCAAACTGGGTCGCCTCTGGAGCAATAATATTTGGTGGTATTATTCCCTATGTGCCACAATatagagaaattaaaagaagggATAGTGCGGAAGGGTTCTCCCTTTATGTATGCTTTACACTTTTAATAGCTAATACATTACGTATTTTCTTTTG GTTTGGtaaacgttatgaaatacCTCTCTTATTACAAAGTATATGCATGATTGTTACTATGTTTATAATGATTAAACTGTGTATAAATGTACAAAGCAGAAATCAAGTAATAAAAGTCAGAGAACGTGTATTTTCAG ATTTTGATGCAAATTTTTTTTGGAAGTGGACAGATTTTCAATCTTACTTAGATTTTATGCTATTATTTGCTGTATTAATAGGAATTCTAACATATTTATTAGTGGATgtaccaatatttgttgaaactATAGGATTACTTGCAGTATTAACAGAGGCTATGCTTGGAATACCACAATTTTTgcgtaatttttttaataaatcaactAATGGAATGag TATTGTTATGGTTGCAATGTGGACATTAGGTGATGCATTTAAAACatgttattttgttataagAGAAGCTCCAATACAATTTGAAGTTTGTGGTACTCTTCAGGTTATAATTGATATTGCAATTTTAACACAGgtatatatttatcaaaataaaacaacCATACATACAAGAGTTCCAGTTCGAGTTGACTAA
- the Bmcp gene encoding uncoupling protein Bmcp mitochondrial isoform X1: MGESQWNDWKPFIYGGLASIVAELGTFPLDTTKTRLQIQGQKFDQKYAHLKYSGMTDALFQISQQEGFKALYSGISSAILRQATYGTIKFGTYYSLKKAAMDKWKTDDLVVINVICAALAGAISSAIANPTDVVKVRMQVTGINSNLTLFGCFQDVYQHEGICGLWRGVGPTAQRAAIIAAVELPIYDYSKKKFMVLLGDSISNHFVSSFIASMGSAIASTPIDVVRTRLMNQRRIPTASGMLPPHIYNGSIDCFVQTFKNEGFLALYKGFVPTWFRMGPWNIIFFITYEQLKQLGDSNLSLNNELNHSNK, encoded by the exons ATGGGAGAAAGTCAGTGGAATGATTGGAAACCTTTTATCTATGGGGGTTTAGCTTCGATTGTTGCAGAATTAG GTACTTTTCCATTAGACACAACAAAAACACGTCTTCAAATCCAAGGacaaaaatttgatcaaaAATATGCGCATCTAAAATATTCTGGTATGACAGAtgctttatttcaaatatcacAACAAGAAGGTTTTAAAGCTCTATATTCTGG gaTTAGTTCAGCTATTTTAAGGCAAGCTACTTATGGAACTATAAAATTCGGTACCtattattctttaaaaaaagcaGCTATGGACAAGTGGAAAACAGATGATCTAGTtgttataaatgttatatgtGCTGCATTAGCTGGTGCTATCTCAAGTGCTATAGCTAATCCAACTGATGTAGTTAAAGTTCGTATGCAAGTAACTGGAATTAACTCAAATTTAACATTGTTTGGTTGTTTTCAAGATGTATATCAACATGAAGGTATTTGCGGTTTATGGAGG GGTGTAGGACCTACTGCTCAAAGAGCAGCAATTATTGCAGCTGTAGAATTGCCTATATATGATTACagtaaaaaaaagtttatgGTTCTATTGGGAGATAGTATTAGTAATCATTTTGT gTCCAGTTTTATAGCTAGTATGGGAAGTGCAATAGCTTCTACTCCTATAGATGTTGTGCGT ACACGTTTAATGAATCAAAGAAGGATACCTACTGCAAGTGGCATGTTACCACCTCATATTTATAATGGTAGCATAGATTGCTTTGTACAG ACTTTTAAAAATGAAGGATTTTTAGCCTTATACAAAGGTTTTGTACCTACTTGGTTTAGAATGGGACCATGgaatatcatattttttataacatatgaACAGTTGAAACAATTAGGTGAttcaaatttatcattaaataatGAATTGAATCACTCAAATAAATAG
- the Bmcp gene encoding uncoupling protein Bmcp mitochondrial isoform X2, whose protein sequence is MGESQWNDWKPFIYGGLASIVAELDTTKTRLQIQGQKFDQKYAHLKYSGMTDALFQISQQEGFKALYSGISSAILRQATYGTIKFGTYYSLKKAAMDKWKTDDLVVINVICAALAGAISSAIANPTDVVKVRMQVTGINSNLTLFGCFQDVYQHEGICGLWRGVGPTAQRAAIIAAVELPIYDYSKKKFMVLLGDSISNHFVSSFIASMGSAIASTPIDVVRTRLMNQRRIPTASGMLPPHIYNGSIDCFVQTFKNEGFLALYKGFVPTWFRMGPWNIIFFITYEQLKQLGDSNLSLNNELNHSNK, encoded by the exons ATGGGAGAAAGTCAGTGGAATGATTGGAAACCTTTTATCTATGGGGGTTTAGCTTCGATTGTTGCAGAATTAG ACACAACAAAAACACGTCTTCAAATCCAAGGacaaaaatttgatcaaaAATATGCGCATCTAAAATATTCTGGTATGACAGAtgctttatttcaaatatcacAACAAGAAGGTTTTAAAGCTCTATATTCTGG gaTTAGTTCAGCTATTTTAAGGCAAGCTACTTATGGAACTATAAAATTCGGTACCtattattctttaaaaaaagcaGCTATGGACAAGTGGAAAACAGATGATCTAGTtgttataaatgttatatgtGCTGCATTAGCTGGTGCTATCTCAAGTGCTATAGCTAATCCAACTGATGTAGTTAAAGTTCGTATGCAAGTAACTGGAATTAACTCAAATTTAACATTGTTTGGTTGTTTTCAAGATGTATATCAACATGAAGGTATTTGCGGTTTATGGAGG GGTGTAGGACCTACTGCTCAAAGAGCAGCAATTATTGCAGCTGTAGAATTGCCTATATATGATTACagtaaaaaaaagtttatgGTTCTATTGGGAGATAGTATTAGTAATCATTTTGT gTCCAGTTTTATAGCTAGTATGGGAAGTGCAATAGCTTCTACTCCTATAGATGTTGTGCGT ACACGTTTAATGAATCAAAGAAGGATACCTACTGCAAGTGGCATGTTACCACCTCATATTTATAATGGTAGCATAGATTGCTTTGTACAG ACTTTTAAAAATGAAGGATTTTTAGCCTTATACAAAGGTTTTGTACCTACTTGGTTTAGAATGGGACCATGgaatatcatattttttataacatatgaACAGTTGAAACAATTAGGTGAttcaaatttatcattaaataatGAATTGAATCACTCAAATAAATAG